In Ananas comosus cultivar F153 linkage group 10, ASM154086v1, whole genome shotgun sequence, the following proteins share a genomic window:
- the LOC109716402 gene encoding ABC transporter D family member 2, chloroplastic, which produces MPFPVSLLLQPSSPLLFSLSYPSPPSSSSSSSSSSSFRSHLRLAAISSLRPMRRRGRRSPNLVARPAAAAGDSEPSVAAADDKRVAPDLQTLLRRFWKVAAPYWSSEDKVQARLRLAAVFALTLGTTGISVGFSFLGRDFYNALANKDQEQFTKQLLYYLGGFAGGIPFFVLRDYARETLSLRWRSWMTSYYMQRYFKNQTFYKIQSQSIIDNPDQRIVDDLSSFTGTALAFSLTLFNAAVDLISFSNILYGIYPPLFVVLLVYSLGGTAISVFLGKDLVSLNFMQEKKEADFRYGLVRVRENAESIAFYGGEGNELQLLLERFRRAFENLSQLLIASRNLDFFTNGYRYLIQILPAAVVAPMYFSGKIEFGVINQSVSAFNHVLSDFSLIVYQFQAISAFSAVIDRLGEFNDILDESQPSIIAEHDSKEEINILFKETTSSLSSNGSVPHAEFQKLLEIQNLTLETPKSRNVLITDLSLEINNRDHLLVMGPSGSGKTSFLRALAGLWSSGHGNIIFYVKTGRQPQTSSAGTGSSEPMNSLKIDELQRPKNRRAGGVFFLPQRPYMVLGTLRQQLLYPTWTEDTCLPSDERRNSGNLPFLCQVSPSLDIPDKPEMPTVDDLVRVLEAVRLGDILSRFNGLDSIYEWSSVLSLGEQQRLAFARLLLAKPNLALLDESTSALDDANEAHLYRQIKTAGITYISIGHRTTLYKFHKRVLYISKSDSPDSGGRNWHLESINPKTTLEEAASPY; this is translated from the exons atgccgTTTCCAGTTTCTTTATTGCTCCAACCCTcgtctcctctcctcttctccctctcctacccttctcctccttcttcctcctcctcctcctcctcgtcctcctcctttCGCTCTCACCTTCGCCTCGCCGCAATCTCGTCTCTGCGCCCGATGCGCCGACGCGGGAGGAGGAGTCCCAATCTCGTCGCCcgccccgccgccgctgccgggGACTCCGAGCCCTCGGTCGCCGCCGCAGATGATAAG AGGGTGGCTCCGGACCTTCAAACACTTTTGAGAAGATTCTGGAAAGTTGCTGCCCCCTACTGGTCATCGGAGGACAAAGTCCAAGCCAGGCTAAGGCTTGCTGCTGTATTCGCTCTCACCTTAGGAACCACAGGCATAAGTGTTGGATTTAGTTTTCTTGGTCGCGACTTTTATAATGCACTTGCTA ACAAGGATCAGGAACAATTTACGAAGCAACTTCTCTACTATTTAGGGGGTTTTGCTGGAGGAATCCCG TTCTTTGTGTTAAGAGATTATGCAAGAGAAACCCTTTCTCTAAGATGGCGATCTTGGATGACGAGCTACTACATGCAACGATATTTTAAGAACCAAACATTTTACAAGATCCAGTCTCAGTCAATAATTGACAATCCAGATCAACGTATTGTCGATGATCTAAGTTCATTCACTGGAACAGCACTTGCATTTTCTTTGACTCTTTTTAATGCTGCCGTCGACTTGATATCTTTCAGCAACATTCTTTATGGAATTTATCCACCATTATTTGTCGTGCTTCTTGTATACTCTCTTGGGGGCACAGCTATTAGTGTCTTCCTTGGAAAG GATTTGGTCTCTTTAAATTTCATGCAAGAGAAGAAAGAAGCTGATTTTCGTTATGGACTTGTACGGGTTCGAGAAAATGCAGAATCCATTGCCTTTTATGGTGGTGAGGGAAATGAATTGCAACTTCTGCTTGAGCGTTTTAGAAGGGCTTTTGAGAACTTAAGT CAACTGTTGATAGCTTCTCGGAATCTGGATTTTTTCACCAATGGCTACCGCTACTTGATTCAAATTCTtcctgctgctgttgttgctccGATGTATTTCTCAGGAAAAATAGAGTTTGGAGTGATCAACCAATCTGTCTCTGCTTTCAACCATGTCCTTAGTGATTTCTCTCTCATTGTTTACCAATTTCAGGCAATCAGTGCATTCTCTGCTGTTATTGATCGTCTAg GTGAGTTCAATGATATTTTGGATGAAAGCCAGCCTTCTATTATAGCTGAACATGATAGCAAAGAAGAGATAAACATTCTTTTCAAAGAGACTACCTCTTCATTGAGTTCAAATGGATCTGTGCCTCACGCTGAGTTCCAAAAGCTACTAGAGATTCAGAATTTAACATTAGAAACACCTAAAAGTAGAAACGTTCTCATTACTGACCTATCTCTGGAGATCAACAACAGAGATCACTTGCTG GTGATGGGACCCAGTGGGAGTGGTAAGACTTCATTCTTACGCGCTCTAGCCGGTCTTTGGAGCAGTGGTCATGGGAATATCATATTTTACGTGAAAACTGGTAGGCAACCTCAAACAAGTTCAGCAGGTACTGGCTCTTCTGAACCAATGAATTCACTGAAGATTGATGAGCTTCAGAGACCCAAAAACAGAAGAGCTGGTGGCGTGTTTTTCCTCCCTCAAAGACCATATATGGTTTTAGGGACACTTCGCCAGCAATTACTTTATCCAACATGGACTGAGGATACATGCCTCCCATCAGATGAACGTCGGAATTCCG GTAATCTGCCTTTCTTGTGTCAAGTATCACCATCACTAGATATACCTGATAAGCCTGAGATGCCCACGGTTGATGATCTGGTCAGAGTGCTTGAAGCTGTTCGGCTCGGGGACATCTTGTCTCGTTTTAATGGCTTGGATTCCATATATGAATGGTCTAGTGTTCTTTCTCTTGGCGAGCAACAGCGTCTTGCTTTTGCTCGACTGTTGCTTGCAAAGCCCAACTTGGCTTTATTGGACGAGTCTACAAGTGCATTAGATGACGCCAATGAG GCTCATCTGTACAGGCAGATCAAAACAGCGGGGATAACATATATAAGCATCGGTCACCGAACGACACTTTATAAATTCCATAAGAGGGTCTTGTACATATCAAAGTCTGATTCGCCTGATAGTGGTGGTCGTAACTGGCATCTCGAATCTATAAACCCGAAGACTACACTTGAAGAGGCAGCTTCGCCATACTAA
- the LOC109716628 gene encoding uncharacterized protein LOC109716628 has translation MQGSSPTRVSRSPPSRTAAPPLFRFVAATPTLSSLGNTVASSHTGQRCPPRRPFVLSAFSRPVACPVRRPVYLLPYSSPSPACCLSRRPSRPPVPFRQPVGLGRGVVPSVVWAATFPPPHVLGGTARRGFFLRSDLEAVLKSIYETIFSPENDETGAHSQQETLEVTEKFMSLADFRNWCNLVPSVRKFLGSLLLPPDSGRPSFQVPQLEHPENFSSEQLILRKEYAWHIGGALSQNEAEEWKLLYHSALNGLSFNTFLGNIA, from the exons ATGCAG GGCTCGAGCCCTACCCGCGTTTCGCGCTCTCCGCCCTCCCGTACGGCGGCGCCCCCCCTCTTTCGTTTCGTAGCGGCGACGCCAACGCTGTCCTCCCTCGGGAACACCGTCGCATCCTCCCATACAGGGCAGCGTTGCCCCCCTCGTCGTCCTTTCGTCCTCTCCGCCTTCTCTCGCCCTGTTGCCTGTCCCGTCCGACGTCCCGTTTACCTTCTTCCGTACTCTTCGCCTTCTCCCGCCTGTTGCCTGTCCCGTCGGCCATCCCGTCCGCCTGTTCCCTTCCGACAGCCCGTAGGACTGGGGCGTGGCGTTGTGCCGTCGGTGGTGTGGGCGGCGACTTTTCCTCCACCGCACGTTCTCGGCGGTACAGCCCGGCGTGGCTTCTTCCTACG GTCCGATCTGGAGGCTGTTCTAAAATCCATCTATGAAACAATATTTTCTCCCGAAAATGATGAAACTGGCGCACACTCTCAACAGGAAACTTTGGAAGTAACTGAAAAGTTCATGTCTCTAGCAGATTTTAGAAATTGGTGCAATCTTGTGCCATCTGTGAGGAAGTTCCTAGGAAGTTTGCTGCTGCCGCCTGATTCAG GCAGGCCAAGCTTTCAAGTTCCACAGCTTGAGCATCCTGAGAATTTCTCTTCGGAGCAGCTAATTTTGAGAAAAGAATATGCTTGGCATATTGGGGGAGCTCTTTCTCAGAATGAAGCTGAAGAGTGGAAGCTTTTGTATCATAGTGCACTTAATGGCTTAAGTTTCAACACCTTCTTGGGCAACATAGCGTGA
- the LOC109716627 gene encoding predicted GPI-anchored protein 58 has protein sequence MWSTEATFRPRDPVKPTPPRPTRPRRISPRSAPSDRARPPAPTHARTHAGGPSARARARLAARLASKPAPEPPPAQRRCTPALRARPLCFAPAPLRTVPHVAAHSNAPAPVCRQCRDPPCRAPRIFAACAAHRGVQPRAPRRAPASARPASAPARRPPRNTCAVIEE, from the coding sequence ATGTGGTCCACAGAAGCCACGTTTCGGCCTCGTGACCCCGTGAAACCTACCCCACCGCGGCCGACCCGGCCACGCCGCATCTCGCCACGTTCCGCGCCTAGCGACCGCGCCCGCCCGCCGGCCCCTACTCACGCCCGGACCCACGCCGGCGGCCCTAGCGCTCGCGCCCGCGCCCGGCTGGCAGCTCGACTTGCGTCCAAGCCAGCGCCGGAGCCGCCGCCTGCGCAGCGTCGCTGTACGCCCGCGCTCCGCGCCCGCCCTCTATGCTTCGCGCCGGCGCCGCTGCGAACAGTGCCCCACGTGGCGGCCCACTCCAATGCGCCCGCGCCCGTGTGCCGCCAATGCCGTGACCCGCCGTGCCGCGCGCCCCGCATTTTCGCGGCGTGCGCCGCCCACCGTGGGGTGCAGCCTCGTGCCCCGCGCCGCGCCCCCGCCAGTGCCCGCCCCGCGTCTGCTCCCGCGCGTCGGCCTCCTCGCAACACGTGtgcagttattgaggaataa
- the LOC109716060 gene encoding protein HEADING DATE 3A-like — MNRERDTLVVGRVIGDVLDPFTRSVPLSVIYSSREVTNGCNLKPSAVVHQPRVEVGGTDHLRTFYTLIMVDPDAPSPSYPNLREYLHWLVTDIPATTEASFGQEIVSYKSPSPVLGIHRIVFVLFQQLGHQTVYAPGWRQNFNTRDFAELYNLGSPVAAVYFNCQRESGTGGRRMQA; from the exons ATGAATAGAGAAAGAGATACTTTGGTTGTTGGGAGGGTGATTGGGGATGTGTTGGATCCATTCACAAGATCTGTACCTCTTAGTGTAATATACAGTTCAAGGGAGGTTACAAATGGGTGTAACCTTAAACCCTCAGCTGTGGTTCACCAGCCTAGGGTTGAGGTCGGAGGAACTGATCATCTGAGAACATTTTATACTCTT ATTATGGTTGATCCAGATGCTCCAAGTCCCAGTTACCCAAACCTTAGGGAGTATTTGCACTG GTTGGTGACCGATATCCCGGCGACAACTGAAGCATCTTTTG GGCAGGAGATTGTGAGCTATAAGAGCCCATCCCCAGTCCTCGGTATACATCGGATCGTGTTCGTGCTATTTCAACAGCTCGGGCACCAAACGGTATACGCTCCGGGCTGGCGTCAGAACTTCAATACCCGCGATTTTGCCGAGCTCTACAACCTCGGGTCTCCGGTCGCTGCGGTCTACTTTAATTGCCAGAGAGAGTCCGGTACCGGAGGACGGAGAATGCAAGCTTGA
- the LOC109716147 gene encoding protein HEADING DATE 3A-like: protein MRERDPLVVGRVIGDVLDQFTRTTALRIMYGSREVTNGREFKPSQAVNQPRVDIGGNDLRTFYTLVLVDPDAPSPSDPHLREYLHWLVTDIPGTTGATFGQEVMCYESPRPTMGIHRFVFVLFQQLGRQTVYTPGWRQNFNTRDFAELYNLGSPVAAIYFNCQRESGSGGRRMYL, encoded by the exons ATGAGGGAAAGGGACCCTCTTGTAGTTGGTAGGGTTATTGGGGATGTTTTGGACCAGTTCACTCGAACTACAGCTCTTCGGATCATGTATGGCTCGAGGGAGGTGACCAATGGGCGCGAGTTCAAACCCTCACAAGCGGTCAACCAACCTCGAGTGGACATTGGTGGCAACGACCTCAGAACCTTCTATACCCTC GTTTTGGTAGACccagatgctccaagtccaagtGACCCACATCTTAGGGAATATCTTCATTG GCTGGTCACAGACATCCCTGGAACCACAGGTGCAACATTTG GGCAAGAAGTGATGTGCTACGAGAGCCCGCGACCGACAATGGGGATCCACCGCTTTGTGTTCGTGCTCTTCCAGCAGCTCGGACGTCAGACGGTCTACACTCCGGGGTGGCGCCAGAACTTCAATACCAGGGATTTCGCTGAGCTCTACAACCTCGGCTCTCCCGTTGCAGCCATCTACTTCAACTGCCAAAGGGAGTCGGGCTCCGGTGGAAGAAGGATGTATCTCTAA